A genomic segment from Desulfovibrio legallii encodes:
- a CDS encoding ABC transporter transmembrane domain-containing protein, producing the protein MQFPTSVVPCLALAAHLCKLPAPASVSVPQKGSVSEADLEALGQRLGLGVNVVREEPLADIAARPLAGPVALLLKNGASVLFVGKVRGKPLASIIDPTQKPLKQINVPFAELEPQCAGVALLLTPQRQPHRHVQALVSIARHYNKDLAADDLIHAYLLQNGEPDPKLFLRMLGDNGFQGHTAALGLDGLMQMQSALPAILHCQGGGLLILWQIHEDGGLEIENPDRPFAGHVTLPRAEVEPLLTGQVTFVKSLHVESAIPPPPKKFGFSFFLNEIKQMKANMAEVGLAAIALQVLGLAMPLFFQIIIDRVVTHHAEITLHVLALGMLAAIIFEAVFGWLRSYLLLYATSVIDLRLAIRTFEHLTSVALPFFERTPAGVLIKHMQQPEKIREFLTGRLFGAMLDSVSLFVVLPILFAYSWRLTVLVLLFSGLSALIIFLAMGPFRQRLQDLYATEGERQAFLVENIRAMPTVKSLSLEPLRRRGWDNRAAVATGMRFRVGKMSIAISTFMQVMQKCMTLAIIWWGVYQVFDNTMTVGALVAFNMYSARVTGPLVQIAGLIQQYQETGISMRMLAQVMDEPPEDGGARGVLPRINGAIRCRNLTFRYTKDGAPALSDVSFDCPAGSVLGVVGRSGSGKSTLTRLIQRLQPLQEGDIWIDNHNIRDIDMAHLRRSIGVVLQENFLFRGRVRDNIAMTRPTATLEEIVHASRMAAAHEFIEKLPEGYNTVLEEGGSNLSGGQRQRLAIARALLTDPKLMIFDEATSALDPESEAEIQGNINTIGRGRTMIIVSHRLSMLRHADQILVLDNGRLVGAGPHEKVYAECPIYRALWDRQNAVQQGVL; encoded by the coding sequence ATGCAATTTCCTACTTCCGTTGTTCCCTGCCTGGCGCTGGCCGCGCATTTGTGCAAACTGCCCGCGCCCGCATCCGTGAGCGTGCCCCAGAAAGGTTCTGTGTCGGAAGCGGACCTTGAGGCGCTGGGGCAGCGCCTGGGGCTTGGCGTCAATGTGGTGCGAGAGGAGCCTTTGGCGGATATTGCTGCCCGGCCCCTGGCCGGCCCCGTGGCGCTGCTGCTCAAAAACGGCGCTTCCGTGCTGTTTGTGGGCAAGGTGCGCGGCAAGCCCCTGGCCAGCATTATTGATCCGACCCAAAAGCCCCTCAAGCAGATCAACGTCCCCTTTGCCGAGCTGGAGCCCCAGTGCGCGGGCGTGGCCCTGCTGCTGACCCCCCAGCGGCAGCCCCATCGGCATGTGCAGGCCCTGGTGAGCATTGCCCGCCACTACAACAAAGACCTGGCCGCCGACGACCTTATCCACGCCTACCTGCTCCAGAACGGCGAGCCGGACCCCAAACTCTTTTTGCGCATGCTGGGGGACAACGGCTTTCAGGGCCATACGGCAGCTCTGGGCCTGGACGGCCTTATGCAGATGCAGTCCGCCTTGCCGGCCATTTTGCACTGCCAGGGCGGGGGGCTGCTCATCCTCTGGCAGATCCACGAGGACGGCGGCCTGGAAATCGAAAACCCCGACCGCCCCTTTGCCGGGCACGTCACCCTGCCCAGGGCCGAGGTGGAGCCCCTGCTCACCGGGCAGGTGACCTTTGTCAAATCCCTGCATGTGGAAAGCGCCATTCCCCCGCCGCCCAAAAAGTTTGGCTTCTCGTTCTTTCTCAACGAAATAAAGCAGATGAAGGCCAATATGGCCGAAGTGGGCCTGGCCGCCATTGCCCTGCAGGTGCTGGGCTTGGCCATGCCGCTGTTTTTCCAGATTATTATTGACCGCGTGGTGACCCACCACGCGGAAATAACCCTCCACGTGCTGGCCCTGGGCATGCTGGCGGCCATCATCTTTGAGGCCGTTTTCGGCTGGTTGCGCTCTTACCTGCTGCTCTACGCCACCAGCGTCATTGATCTGCGCCTGGCCATCCGCACCTTTGAGCACCTTACCAGCGTGGCCTTGCCGTTTTTTGAGCGCACCCCGGCCGGCGTGCTTATCAAGCACATGCAGCAGCCGGAAAAAATCCGCGAATTTCTCACGGGCCGGTTGTTCGGGGCCATGCTGGACAGCGTCTCCCTCTTTGTGGTGCTGCCCATCCTTTTTGCCTACAGCTGGCGGCTGACCGTGCTGGTGCTGCTTTTTTCCGGCCTTTCCGCGCTGATCATCTTCCTGGCTATGGGGCCCTTCCGCCAGCGCCTGCAGGATCTTTACGCCACTGAGGGCGAACGTCAGGCCTTTCTGGTGGAAAACATCCGGGCCATGCCCACCGTCAAATCCCTCTCGCTGGAGCCCCTGCGCCGTCGCGGCTGGGACAACCGCGCCGCCGTGGCTACGGGCATGCGCTTCCGCGTGGGCAAAATGTCCATCGCCATCAGCACCTTCATGCAGGTGATGCAGAAGTGCATGACCCTGGCCATCATCTGGTGGGGCGTCTACCAGGTCTTTGACAACACCATGACCGTGGGCGCGTTGGTGGCTTTTAACATGTACTCCGCCCGCGTTACGGGCCCCCTGGTGCAGATTGCCGGGCTTATCCAGCAGTACCAGGAAACGGGCATCTCCATGCGCATGCTGGCCCAGGTGATGGACGAACCCCCGGAAGACGGCGGCGCGCGCGGCGTGCTGCCCCGCATTAACGGGGCCATCCGCTGCCGCAACCTCACCTTCCGCTACACCAAGGACGGCGCGCCCGCCCTCTCGGACGTGAGCTTCGACTGCCCGGCGGGCAGCGTGCTGGGCGTTGTGGGGCGCTCCGGCTCGGGCAAGAGCACGCTCACCCGGCTTATCCAGCGCCTGCAGCCCTTGCAGGAAGGCGATATCTGGATAGACAACCACAATATCCGCGATATTGACATGGCCCACCTGCGCCGTTCCATCGGCGTGGTGCTGCAGGAAAACTTCCTCTTCCGCGGCCGCGTGCGCGACAATATCGCCATGACCAGGCCCACGGCCACCCTGGAAGAAATTGTCCACGCCTCCCGCATGGCCGCAGCCCACGAGTTCATTGAAAAACTGCCCGAAGGCTACAATACCGTGCTGGAGGAGGGCGGCTCCAACCTCTCCGGCGGGCAGCGCCAGCGCCTGGCCATTGCCCGCGCCCTGCTCACGGATCCCAAGCTCATGATTTTTGACGAAGCCACCAGCGCCCTGGACCCCGAAAGCGAAGCCGAAATCCAGGGCAACATCAATACCATCGGCAGGGGCCGCACCATGATCATCGTAAGCCACCGCCTTTCCATGCTGCGCCATGCCGACCAGATCCTGGTGCTGGACAACGGCCGCCTGGTGGGCGCGGGCCCCCACGAAAAAGTCTATGCCGAGTGCCCCATCTACCGCGCGCTTTGGGATCGCCAGAACGCCGTTCAACAGGGGGTGCTGTGA
- a CDS encoding glycosyltransferase, with product MNILLAHNNFPGQFHRLAVELAADPANKVLFLSHYRRKDLNVPGVEWRQVPLPTEEKTPSSPRKKYLTLLAQGERFADAMVALRKEGYRPDLIYGHVGFGCCIYAPDIFPEAAHAGFFEWYYSANADTRFFAGDKPVALNTRAENRQSNMCTLSALKECVLGIAPTEWQRTQHPPEFLHKIHTLHDGIDTQFFAPQAKTPLRLKGLDLSQAGEIVTYATRGLEPYRGFPTFYRSLPSLLAARPRAHVVIMADDRAAYSGKRKDGKTWKDVLREEVTVDDSRVHFIPFQPYDQYRALLRASDVHVYLTAPFVLSWSMLEAMSCGCLLVASNTEPVREVVQDGVNGFLTDFWDHEALARRVAACLANREKLDRVRANARKTILNRYALHKLLPRHVALLKAAYYLNQA from the coding sequence ATGAATATTCTTCTGGCCCACAACAATTTCCCCGGTCAGTTCCACCGTCTGGCCGTGGAGCTGGCTGCGGACCCGGCCAATAAGGTGCTTTTTCTTTCCCACTACCGGCGTAAAGACCTCAATGTGCCCGGCGTGGAATGGCGTCAGGTGCCTCTGCCGACGGAAGAAAAAACCCCCAGCTCCCCGCGCAAAAAGTACCTGACCCTGCTTGCGCAGGGCGAGCGCTTTGCCGACGCCATGGTGGCGCTGCGCAAGGAGGGCTACCGGCCGGATCTCATCTACGGGCATGTGGGTTTCGGCTGCTGCATCTACGCGCCGGACATTTTTCCGGAGGCGGCCCACGCCGGTTTTTTTGAGTGGTATTACTCCGCCAATGCGGACACGCGCTTTTTTGCCGGCGACAAGCCCGTGGCGCTCAATACCCGCGCCGAAAACCGCCAGAGCAACATGTGCACGCTTTCGGCCCTTAAGGAATGCGTGCTGGGCATTGCCCCCACGGAATGGCAGCGCACCCAGCATCCGCCGGAATTTCTGCACAAAATCCATACCCTGCACGACGGCATTGACACCCAGTTTTTTGCGCCCCAGGCCAAAACGCCCCTCAGGCTTAAGGGGCTGGACCTCTCGCAGGCCGGGGAAATCGTCACCTACGCCACGCGCGGGCTGGAGCCCTACCGCGGCTTTCCCACCTTTTACCGCAGCCTGCCTTCCCTGCTGGCGGCCCGGCCCAGGGCCCACGTGGTCATTATGGCCGACGACCGCGCGGCCTACAGCGGCAAGCGCAAGGACGGCAAAACCTGGAAGGACGTGCTGCGCGAAGAAGTGACGGTGGACGACAGCCGGGTGCACTTCATCCCCTTTCAGCCTTACGACCAGTACCGGGCGCTGTTGCGCGCCTCAGACGTGCACGTCTACCTCACCGCGCCCTTTGTGCTCTCCTGGTCCATGCTGGAGGCCATGAGCTGCGGCTGCCTGCTGGTGGCCTCCAATACCGAACCCGTGCGCGAAGTGGTGCAGGACGGCGTCAACGGCTTTCTGACGGATTTCTGGGACCATGAGGCCCTGGCCCGGCGCGTGGCCGCCTGCCTGGCCAACCGTGAAAAGCTGGACAGGGTGCGGGCCAATGCCCGCAAGACCATCCTGAACCGCTACGCCCTGCACAAACTGCTGCCCCGCCATGTGGCCCTGCTTAAGGCCGCGTATTACCTGAATCAGGCGTAA
- a CDS encoding D-alanine--D-alanine ligase family protein — MKILLIAGGWSTEREVSLSGAAAMRQALVARGHSVTLFDLLESFDSLLQTAQAYDFALINLHGAPGEDGLVQAMLERVGCPYQGAGPAGSFLALNKAAAKQIFRQAGLPTADWEFLPQPPPPGWRPRLPYPLFAKSNTGGSSLRLGRARDKQELDAVLASIFAAGDEALLEPVLPGREVTCGVLGEEALPPILIEPLAGDFFDYKSKYASDGARELCPAPIGPELTARAQRISLAAHRALGLAGYSRADFILGPDDSLSLLEVNTLPGMTATSLVPREARALGMDFGQLLERLIELGLREHAHS, encoded by the coding sequence ATGAAAATTCTTTTGATTGCGGGCGGTTGGTCCACTGAGCGCGAGGTCTCGCTCAGCGGGGCCGCAGCCATGCGTCAGGCCCTCGTTGCGCGCGGGCACAGCGTCACCCTGTTTGATCTGCTGGAATCCTTCGACAGTCTGCTCCAGACGGCGCAGGCGTATGACTTTGCCCTCATCAACCTGCACGGCGCGCCCGGAGAGGACGGCCTGGTGCAGGCCATGCTGGAGCGGGTGGGCTGCCCCTACCAGGGGGCCGGGCCGGCGGGCTCCTTTCTGGCCCTGAACAAGGCCGCGGCCAAGCAGATCTTCCGCCAGGCGGGCCTGCCCACAGCGGATTGGGAATTTCTGCCCCAGCCTCCGCCGCCGGGCTGGCGGCCCCGCCTGCCCTACCCCCTGTTCGCCAAAAGCAACACCGGGGGCTCTTCCCTGCGTCTGGGCCGCGCCCGCGACAAACAGGAGCTGGACGCGGTGCTTGCGTCCATCTTCGCCGCCGGGGACGAGGCCCTGCTGGAGCCCGTGCTGCCGGGGCGGGAAGTGACCTGCGGCGTCCTGGGCGAGGAGGCCTTGCCCCCCATCCTCATCGAGCCCCTGGCCGGGGATTTTTTTGACTACAAAAGCAAATACGCCAGCGACGGCGCGCGCGAGCTTTGCCCCGCGCCCATCGGGCCGGAACTGACGGCCAGGGCGCAGCGGATCTCCCTGGCCGCCCACCGCGCCCTGGGGCTTGCGGGCTACAGCCGGGCCGACTTCATCCTGGGCCCGGACGACAGCCTGAGCCTGCTGGAGGTCAATACTCTGCCCGGCATGACCGCCACCAGCCTGGTGCCCCGGGAGGCCCGCGCCCTGGGCATGGATTTCGGGCAGCTGCTGGAGCGGCTTATAGAGCTTGGCTTGCGGGAACACGCCCACAGCTGA
- a CDS encoding HDIG domain-containing metalloprotein, whose product MNVAGSVAPPASPLAALPFLPQLCGRSGSVAAPEDAACFALWEKYAMLPNIRRHSLLVAHIATALAQRAEALGLPVKAAQVRASALLHDLAKTYCVRYGGSHAQLGAAWTVAETGNYAVAQGVMLHVWWPWDLPQGRDICALPFFVMYADKRVRHDVCVTLEERYDDLLQRYGRSEEAREGIRAAYRQGKTIEGALAALLGWSLHENSFDCGRLVH is encoded by the coding sequence ATGAATGTCGCAGGTTCTGTCGCGCCCCCCGCCAGCCCGCTGGCCGCGCTGCCCTTTCTGCCCCAGCTGTGCGGCAGAAGCGGGTCTGTTGCCGCGCCCGAAGACGCAGCCTGCTTCGCCCTCTGGGAGAAGTACGCCATGCTGCCCAACATCCGGCGGCACTCCCTGTTGGTGGCCCACATTGCCACAGCCCTGGCGCAGCGGGCCGAGGCTCTGGGCCTGCCCGTAAAGGCCGCCCAGGTACGCGCCAGCGCCTTGCTGCACGATCTCGCCAAAACCTACTGCGTCCGTTACGGCGGCAGCCACGCCCAGCTGGGCGCGGCCTGGACCGTGGCCGAAACGGGCAACTACGCCGTGGCCCAGGGCGTCATGCTCCATGTGTGGTGGCCCTGGGATCTGCCCCAGGGGCGGGATATCTGCGCCCTGCCTTTCTTTGTCATGTATGCCGACAAGCGCGTGCGCCACGACGTCTGCGTCACCCTGGAAGAACGGTACGACGACCTCCTCCAACGCTACGGCCGCAGTGAGGAAGCCCGTGAGGGCATCCGCGCCGCCTACCGACAGGGCAAAACCATTGAAGGCGCTCTTGCGGCGCTGCTGGGATGGTCCTTGCATGAAAATTCTTTTGATTGCGGGCGGTTGGTCCACTGA
- the sqr gene encoding type III sulfide quinone reductase, selenoprotein subtype → MKKLLILGAGAGGTMMATKMRKLLSEREWEITLLDRDPVHHYQPGWLLVPFGVDTPQGCVRPKKDFVVRGVHFVLDTITAVDATQRKVVCQNGTYAYDWIIIATGARIAPEEVPGLMDDWGGKIHNFYTPDGAAALYDKLKHFKKGRLVLHICETPIKCPVAPLEFVYMADWYLQKMGVRDHVEIELVTPLTGAFTKPVANEILGALCAKKGIKVTTNWSVDSVDAGRSVIASVTGDEIPYDLLVTIPPNLGQPFLVESGIADVTGFVDTDKELLRAKQFENMYVIGDATNVPASKAGSVAHFESDVIAQNLMSDIEGTDNYYRFDGHTNCFIVTGFEKASLIDFSYAVEPLPGMFPLPGVGPFELLGESHINYWGKLMFKWVYYNLMMKGHELPFEPNLYLAGKDTSLLRSK, encoded by the coding sequence ATGAAAAAACTGCTTATTCTTGGCGCCGGCGCCGGCGGGACCATGATGGCCACGAAAATGAGAAAACTTCTCAGTGAACGGGAGTGGGAAATAACGCTCCTGGATCGTGACCCCGTCCACCACTACCAACCCGGCTGGCTGCTGGTGCCTTTCGGCGTGGATACGCCCCAAGGCTGCGTCCGCCCCAAGAAAGACTTTGTCGTTCGCGGCGTCCATTTTGTGCTGGATACGATTACCGCCGTGGACGCGACGCAACGGAAGGTCGTCTGCCAGAACGGCACCTATGCGTACGACTGGATTATCATCGCCACCGGGGCCCGGATTGCCCCGGAGGAAGTCCCCGGCCTTATGGACGACTGGGGCGGCAAAATCCACAATTTCTACACTCCCGACGGCGCGGCCGCCCTGTATGACAAGCTGAAGCATTTCAAAAAAGGGCGGCTTGTGCTGCACATTTGCGAAACGCCCATCAAGTGCCCCGTAGCGCCGCTGGAGTTCGTCTACATGGCGGACTGGTACCTGCAGAAGATGGGCGTGCGCGACCATGTGGAAATTGAGCTGGTTACCCCCCTCACTGGGGCCTTTACCAAGCCTGTGGCCAATGAAATCCTGGGGGCGCTGTGCGCCAAAAAGGGCATCAAGGTCACCACCAACTGGAGCGTGGACAGCGTGGATGCGGGCCGTTCCGTCATCGCCTCGGTAACGGGCGATGAAATCCCCTATGACCTTCTGGTGACCATCCCCCCCAATCTGGGGCAGCCTTTCCTTGTGGAATCGGGCATCGCCGACGTGACCGGCTTTGTGGATACGGATAAGGAGCTTCTGCGGGCCAAACAGTTTGAAAATATGTACGTCATCGGCGACGCGACCAATGTTCCGGCTTCCAAGGCCGGATCCGTCGCCCATTTTGAGTCCGATGTCATTGCCCAGAACCTGATGTCCGACATTGAAGGCACAGACAATTACTACCGGTTTGACGGGCACACCAACTGCTTTATCGTCACGGGCTTTGAAAAGGCCTCTCTCATCGACTTCAGCTATGCCGTGGAGCCGCTGCCGGGCATGTTTCCGCTGCCTGGGGTCGGCCCCTTTGAACTGCTGGGCGAAAGCCACATCAATTATTGGGGCAAGCTCATGTTCAAGTGGGTGTACTACAACCTTATGATGAAGGGACATGAGCTTCCTTTTGAACCCAATCTGTATCTTGCAGGGAAAGACACCTCCTTGCTGCGCTCCAAGTAG
- a CDS encoding AMP-binding protein has protein sequence MDEKVRERQAQFELREWTLGQVLDHTVARYPDNEAVVYADRSYRQTWREFGAMVDRFAKGLMALGVKKGEKVAVWATNVPYWVALQFATAKIGAVLITVNTNYREHELRYLLTQSECENVFLIDSLRDHDYLETFYRIAPELRFQSHESFVCKSLPHLKRVFFLGAEKHRGMYSVPEVLSLADMVDDADYLARQASLDPWDAINMQYTSGTTGFPRGVMLTHVGVGLNGYWIGKHQNFGPNDRVCLPVPLFHCFGCVLGVSACVNHGATMVILESFNALKVLAAVDSERCTALYGVPTMFLAELEHKLFRRFDVSCLRTGIMAGSVCPEPLMRRVVEDMNMKEITICYGLTEASPVMTQSDIHDPMPLRCETVGCAMPGIEVRVGDPQTCEELPRGQVGEILCRGYNIMKGYYNMPEATAAAISPEGWLHSGDLGVMDENGYLRVTGRIKDMIIRGGENVYPREVEEYLMSMPGVLDVQVVAVPSRKYGEEVGTFVIPRPGVDIRPEDVRDFCRGKIAWFKIPKYVEIVSGFPLTASGKIQKYKLREMAAQLWPEAMQDQADLPK, from the coding sequence ATGGACGAGAAAGTTCGCGAGCGCCAGGCGCAGTTTGAGCTGCGCGAGTGGACCCTGGGGCAGGTGCTGGACCACACGGTGGCGCGGTATCCGGACAATGAGGCCGTGGTCTATGCGGACCGCAGCTACCGCCAGACCTGGCGGGAGTTCGGGGCCATGGTGGACCGCTTTGCCAAAGGGCTCATGGCCCTGGGCGTGAAAAAGGGCGAAAAGGTGGCGGTGTGGGCCACCAACGTGCCCTACTGGGTGGCCCTGCAGTTTGCCACGGCCAAGATCGGGGCGGTGCTCATCACGGTGAACACCAACTACCGCGAGCACGAGCTGCGCTACCTGCTCACCCAGTCCGAGTGCGAGAACGTCTTTCTTATTGATAGCCTGCGCGACCACGACTACCTGGAGACCTTCTACCGCATCGCGCCGGAGCTGCGTTTTCAGTCGCACGAATCTTTTGTCTGCAAAAGCCTGCCCCACCTCAAGCGGGTGTTCTTTCTGGGCGCGGAAAAGCACCGGGGCATGTATTCCGTGCCAGAGGTGCTCTCCCTGGCCGATATGGTGGACGATGCGGATTACCTGGCCCGCCAGGCCTCCCTGGACCCCTGGGACGCCATTAACATGCAGTATACCTCCGGCACCACGGGCTTTCCGCGCGGGGTTATGCTCACCCATGTGGGCGTGGGCCTCAACGGCTACTGGATAGGCAAACACCAGAATTTCGGCCCCAACGACCGCGTTTGCCTGCCCGTGCCCCTGTTCCATTGCTTCGGCTGCGTGCTGGGGGTTTCGGCCTGCGTCAACCACGGGGCCACCATGGTGATTCTGGAATCCTTCAATGCCCTCAAGGTGCTGGCCGCCGTGGACAGCGAGCGCTGCACGGCCCTTTACGGCGTGCCCACCATGTTTCTGGCCGAGCTGGAGCACAAGCTCTTCCGCCGCTTTGACGTCTCCTGCCTGCGCACGGGCATCATGGCCGGTTCCGTCTGCCCGGAGCCCCTCATGCGCCGGGTGGTGGAGGACATGAACATGAAGGAGATCACCATCTGCTACGGCCTTACCGAGGCCTCGCCGGTCATGACCCAGTCGGATATTCACGACCCCATGCCCCTGCGCTGCGAAACCGTGGGCTGCGCCATGCCCGGCATTGAAGTGCGCGTGGGCGATCCGCAGACCTGCGAAGAGCTGCCCCGCGGCCAGGTGGGCGAAATCCTCTGCCGCGGCTACAATATCATGAAGGGCTACTACAATATGCCCGAAGCCACGGCCGCCGCCATCAGCCCCGAAGGCTGGCTGCACTCCGGCGACCTGGGCGTTATGGACGAAAACGGCTATCTGCGCGTCACCGGCCGCATTAAGGATATGATCATCCGCGGCGGCGAAAACGTCTATCCCCGCGAGGTGGAAGAATACCTTATGAGCATGCCCGGCGTGCTGGACGTGCAGGTGGTGGCCGTGCCCAGCCGCAAATACGGCGAAGAAGTGGGCACCTTCGTCATCCCCCGCCCCGGCGTGGACATCCGCCCCGAAGACGTGCGCGACTTCTGCCGAGGCAAAATCGCCTGGTTCAAAATTCCTAAGTATGTGGAAATAGTCTCCGGCTTCCCCCTCACCGCCAGCGGCAAAATCCAGAAATACAAACTGCGTGAAATGGCCGCCCAGCTCTGGCCCGAAGCCATGCAGGATCAAGCGGATCTGCCGAAGTAG
- a CDS encoding helix-turn-helix domain-containing protein — protein MSPHTIGSRIRVFREEREMDLPTLAQHTGLTEAYLEKLENNTIYPCIGPLQKVARALGVRLGTFLDDQFSRDPIVSSVHKEGEADEALHTGRIPRPSYVYHALGKGKNDRNMEPFHIRIFPDGGERKTTSHEGEEFIFVLKGQLLVVYGREAHVLNPGETIYYNSIVPHYVGAAGDGPVEILAVTYNP, from the coding sequence ATGTCCCCCCATACCATCGGTTCCCGCATCCGGGTTTTTCGTGAAGAGCGCGAAATGGATCTGCCGACCCTGGCCCAGCATACGGGGCTGACCGAGGCGTACCTGGAAAAGCTGGAAAACAACACCATTTACCCCTGCATCGGTCCGCTGCAGAAGGTGGCCCGCGCCCTGGGCGTGCGCCTGGGCACCTTTCTGGACGATCAGTTCAGCCGCGACCCCATCGTGAGCAGCGTCCATAAAGAGGGCGAGGCGGACGAGGCCCTGCACACCGGGCGCATTCCCCGCCCCAGCTATGTGTACCACGCGCTGGGCAAGGGCAAGAATGACCGCAATATGGAGCCCTTCCACATCCGCATCTTTCCGGACGGGGGCGAGCGCAAGACAACCTCCCACGAGGGCGAGGAATTTATCTTTGTGCTCAAAGGCCAGCTGCTGGTGGTGTATGGGCGCGAGGCCCATGTGCTTAACCCCGGCGAAACCATCTACTACAATTCCATTGTGCCCCACTATGTGGGGGCGGCCGGCGACGGGCCGGTGGAGATTCTGGCCGTCACCTACAACCCGTAG
- a CDS encoding 30S ribosomal protein S1 produces MAGLETGHESEINFESALENYLNPDFGDLEEGSITKGEIVRVDDDTVLVDVNFKSEGQIPAAEFRDAAGNMAVKVGDKVDVYVVRKNENDGTITLSFEKAKRMQVFDQLEDVQENNRVIKGHIVRRIKGGYTVDIGGVEAFLPGSHVDLRPVPDMDALVNQEFEFRVLKINRRRSNVIVSRRVLLEEERDSKRQELLRTLAEGQIVQGKAKNITEYGVFVDLGGLDGLLHITDMSWKRIRHPKEMIAIGQDLTLKVLSFDRETNKVSLGLKQLVPDPWQDISARFPEGAKCTGKVTNLVDYGAFVELEPGVEGLVHISEMSWTRKLRHPSQMVHTGDEVEVVILGVDGDKKRISLGMKQVRPNPWELVAEKYPEGTILEGVIKNITEFGMFIGIEDGIDGLIHVSDISWTKKVRHPNELYKVGDTVQAKVLTVDQENEKFTLGVKQLVDDPWGHVPSTYPVGCTVKGIVTNITDFGLFVEVEEGIEGLVHVSELSSKKVKSPAEMYKEGQEIQAKVIHVSAEERRLGLSIKQIKDEDDRRKPKEFHSGPQEAGQSLGDLLKQKFEESENNG; encoded by the coding sequence ATGGCAGGTTTGGAAACCGGGCACGAAAGCGAAATCAATTTCGAAAGCGCCCTCGAAAACTATCTCAATCCCGATTTTGGCGACCTTGAGGAAGGCTCCATCACCAAGGGCGAGATTGTCCGCGTGGACGACGACACGGTGCTGGTGGACGTGAACTTCAAGTCCGAGGGGCAGATCCCCGCGGCCGAGTTCCGCGACGCCGCCGGCAACATGGCCGTCAAGGTGGGCGACAAGGTGGACGTCTATGTGGTTCGCAAGAACGAGAACGACGGCACCATCACCCTTTCCTTCGAGAAGGCCAAGCGCATGCAGGTCTTTGACCAGCTCGAGGATGTGCAGGAGAACAACAGGGTCATCAAGGGTCACATTGTGCGCCGCATCAAGGGCGGCTACACGGTGGACATCGGCGGGGTGGAGGCGTTTTTGCCCGGTTCCCATGTGGATCTGCGCCCCGTGCCCGATATGGACGCCCTGGTCAACCAGGAGTTCGAGTTCCGCGTGCTCAAGATCAACCGCCGCCGCAGCAACGTCATTGTTTCGCGGCGCGTGCTGCTTGAGGAAGAGCGCGACTCCAAGCGGCAGGAGCTGCTGCGCACCCTGGCCGAAGGCCAGATTGTGCAGGGCAAAGCCAAAAATATTACTGAATACGGCGTGTTTGTGGACCTGGGCGGCCTGGATGGCCTGCTGCACATCACGGACATGAGCTGGAAGCGCATTCGTCATCCCAAGGAAATGATCGCCATCGGTCAGGACCTGACCCTCAAGGTGCTTTCCTTTGACCGCGAGACCAACAAGGTCTCCCTGGGCCTCAAGCAGCTGGTGCCGGATCCGTGGCAGGACATCTCCGCCCGCTTCCCCGAAGGGGCCAAATGCACCGGCAAGGTCACCAACCTGGTGGACTACGGCGCATTTGTGGAGCTGGAGCCCGGCGTGGAAGGCCTGGTGCACATTTCTGAAATGTCCTGGACGCGCAAGCTGCGCCACCCTTCCCAGATGGTCCACACCGGCGACGAGGTGGAAGTGGTCATCCTGGGCGTGGACGGCGACAAAAAGCGCATCAGCCTGGGCATGAAGCAGGTGCGGCCCAACCCCTGGGAGCTGGTGGCCGAGAAATACCCCGAAGGCACCATCCTTGAGGGCGTTATCAAGAACATCACCGAATTCGGCATGTTCATCGGCATTGAGGACGGCATCGACGGCCTCATCCACGTCTCTGACATCTCCTGGACCAAAAAAGTGCGCCATCCCAACGAGCTGTACAAGGTGGGCGACACTGTGCAGGCCAAGGTGCTGACCGTGGACCAGGAGAACGAAAAGTTCACCCTGGGCGTCAAGCAGCTGGTGGACGACCCCTGGGGCCATGTGCCCAGCACCTATCCCGTGGGCTGCACGGTCAAGGGCATTGTGACCAACATCACCGACTTCGGCCTCTTTGTAGAGGTTGAAGAAGGCATTGAAGGCCTGGTGCACGTTTCCGAGCTTTCCAGCAAGAAGGTCAAGTCCCCGGCCGAGATGTACAAGGAAGGCCAGGAAATCCAGGCCAAAGTCATCCATGTGAGCGCCGAGGAGCGCCGCCTGGGCCTCTCCATCAAGCAGATCAAGGATGAGGACGACCGCCGCAAGCCCAAGGAGTTCCACTCCGGACCGCAGGAAGCGGGTCAGAGCCTGGGCGATCTGCTCAAGCAGAAGTTTGAAGAAAGCGAAAACAACGGCTAA